The Saccharothrix variisporea genome has a segment encoding these proteins:
- a CDS encoding phosphonatase-like hydrolase gives MIALAVLDMAGTTVLDDGLVERAFHAALPDATPAMVDHVRATMGQSKITVFRDLLHDETLAQRANTAFEEAYAGLVDDGHCTPVPGAEQVITDLRSRGVKVAFTTGFARTTQERILAALGWTDLADFTTTPAQAGRGRPYPDMVLAAVLGLGLTDVREVAVVGDTPSDVLSGLRAGARVVAGVLTGAGTRAELAGAGATHVLDSIRDLPAVLEG, from the coding sequence GTGATCGCCCTGGCGGTGCTCGACATGGCCGGCACGACCGTGCTGGACGACGGGCTGGTGGAGCGCGCCTTCCACGCCGCGCTGCCCGACGCCACCCCCGCGATGGTGGACCACGTCCGCGCCACCATGGGGCAGTCCAAGATCACGGTGTTCCGCGACCTGCTGCACGACGAAACCCTGGCCCAGCGCGCGAACACGGCGTTCGAAGAGGCCTACGCCGGTCTCGTCGACGACGGCCACTGCACGCCGGTGCCCGGTGCCGAGCAGGTGATCACCGACCTTCGTTCGAGGGGCGTGAAGGTCGCCTTCACCACCGGCTTCGCCCGCACCACCCAGGAACGGATCCTGGCCGCCCTCGGCTGGACCGACCTGGCCGACTTCACGACCACCCCGGCGCAAGCCGGCCGCGGTCGGCCGTACCCGGACATGGTGCTCGCCGCCGTGCTCGGGCTCGGGCTGACCGACGTCCGCGAGGTGGCGGTCGTCGGCGACACCCCCTCCGACGTGCTCTCCGGCCTGCGTGCGGGCGCCCGCGTGGTGGCGGGCGTGCTCACCGGGGCCGGGACCCGCGCCGAGTTGGCTGGTGCGGGCGCGACCCACGTCCTCGACTCGATCCGCGACCTCCCCGCCGTCCTCGAAGGGTAA